The following are encoded together in the Planococcus antarcticus DSM 14505 genome:
- a CDS encoding plasmid pRiA4b ORF-3 family protein, with protein sequence MIYQFNVQLKHTQPKVWRRLQVDSEMSFYQLHKVLQIAFEWENSHLHAFEIMKAHGKMSPRVEIGMNDEEFDLFGNETLDEKTEFVKDWFTTVKDRTLYTYDFGDDWQHDIVLEKMMEPKKGVKYPHCVKAVGLAPEEDSWGTEEERENVEPDILTAEVNGNLAPYAQEVLNNSEQTTNIWKRLLLKSKELNALKPWELIGDNEVFIVQDPVSQEYLFISVLGGAGQEYGLAVYIGEEGYRSLQLTMEQKTPLMEVIFIQRSLLLSFVDRHELEKEDYDFLKSQDVTFRGKKQWPEFRSMVPGSYPWSIDQEEARILILAIEQTNHVFQLARQEIPLPLFQQEDKIFARIPYESGQGMHWENELLHIDSIENGNSPLPVEQIVSDVEIKLAKSTAVLNSSIQFDLFYINMPVQSATGERPYFPYMAVGIDSQTGMVLHQDIFESRDAAENAQRGLLQVVERIGKLPKKLVLTAATHRLLEPVLSKLKLKAEVVSFLPEVESFKTALSQFET encoded by the coding sequence ATGATTTATCAATTTAACGTACAGTTGAAACACACACAGCCAAAGGTATGGAGAAGACTTCAAGTAGATAGTGAAATGTCTTTTTATCAACTTCATAAAGTGCTGCAGATTGCTTTTGAATGGGAAAACAGTCATCTGCATGCGTTCGAGATTATGAAAGCACATGGAAAAATGTCGCCCCGTGTTGAAATTGGGATGAATGATGAAGAATTTGATCTTTTTGGAAACGAAACATTGGATGAAAAAACGGAATTCGTGAAGGATTGGTTTACGACTGTAAAAGATCGAACACTTTATACATATGACTTTGGAGATGATTGGCAGCACGACATCGTACTGGAGAAAATGATGGAGCCAAAAAAGGGAGTCAAGTATCCGCATTGCGTGAAAGCTGTTGGATTGGCTCCAGAAGAAGACAGTTGGGGAACGGAAGAAGAACGAGAAAATGTGGAACCTGACATTTTAACGGCAGAAGTGAATGGGAATTTAGCGCCCTACGCTCAGGAAGTGCTAAATAATAGTGAACAAACGACGAATATTTGGAAAAGACTACTGTTGAAATCAAAAGAGTTAAACGCTTTAAAGCCGTGGGAGCTAATAGGCGACAATGAAGTTTTCATCGTTCAGGATCCAGTCAGTCAAGAGTACTTGTTCATTAGTGTTCTCGGAGGTGCTGGACAGGAATACGGATTGGCGGTTTACATTGGCGAAGAGGGCTATAGAAGTCTTCAACTTACAATGGAACAAAAAACACCACTAATGGAAGTAATCTTCATACAGCGCAGCTTATTGCTGTCGTTTGTCGACCGACACGAGTTAGAGAAAGAGGACTATGATTTCTTGAAGAGTCAGGATGTAACGTTCAGAGGTAAAAAGCAATGGCCGGAATTTCGCAGTATGGTACCGGGAAGTTACCCATGGTCGATTGATCAAGAAGAAGCTCGTATACTGATACTTGCGATTGAGCAAACAAACCATGTATTCCAGTTAGCCAGACAAGAAATACCTTTGCCGCTATTTCAACAGGAAGATAAAATTTTTGCGAGAATTCCTTATGAATCAGGTCAAGGAATGCACTGGGAAAACGAATTATTGCACATCGATTCGATAGAAAATGGTAATTCACCGCTTCCAGTCGAGCAAATAGTGTCCGACGTGGAAATTAAACTAGCAAAGAGTACTGCTGTTTTGAACAGTTCAATCCAATTTGATTTGTTCTATATAAATATGCCGGTCCAGTCGGCGACAGGAGAACGCCCTTATTTTCCATACATGGCTGTCGGAATTGATAGCCAAACAGGAATGGTTCTGCACCAGGATATTTTTGAAAGCCGCGACGCAGCTGAAAATGCGCAAAGGGGATTGCTCCAAGTCGTTGAACGTATTGGTAAATTACCAAAAAAACTAGTACTTACTGCTGCAACTCATCGTTTGCTGGAGCCGGTGCTATCGAAGCTCAAACTAAAGGCGGAAGTGGTCAGCTTTTTACCTGAAGTGGAAAGCTTCAAAACAGCTCTTTCTCAATTTGAAACTTAA
- a CDS encoding YecA/YgfB family protein: MNILHQIDPYLTSDDIVIRHFALNAVSTFPSFKPEWPGRLIHAAMHDKRDAPSYLLAVEKMAIGESDLPVLVDALSKARLENQHLFIRIVMKLPLDVKLANREQIGRWLSEEEWAFLTTLKAATKEELYRMLQVALEELESKDEYDDILYSQSKRIVQRQVELGFADTSGFLGILEGPQKDEWMSYKGIITVYTIGLLKDSSFIPALARLFERDEDILQEELCAALIACQSDEVVRAVEPFARSKDAIFPINTIAGTHSDLAVATLKNLYGDTSDLDYQAYMIQGLATQLSAEGRPEIEHYMNDEYHTSIFDNEEMAYGYFNIMGFDHPKLEQWERKARGSNERFLKSFNEPLSTALKSFTGTTKSYSGTSEPAVSTKVGRNDPCPCGSGKKYKKCHGNES, from the coding sequence ATGAACATATTACACCAAATTGATCCCTATTTGACTTCTGATGATATAGTAATCCGGCATTTCGCTCTAAATGCCGTCTCTACTTTTCCCTCGTTCAAACCGGAATGGCCTGGACGGCTTATTCATGCGGCAATGCACGATAAGAGAGATGCCCCCTCTTATCTGCTTGCTGTGGAAAAAATGGCTATTGGAGAAAGTGATCTTCCAGTGTTGGTGGACGCATTAAGCAAAGCTCGATTAGAAAATCAACATTTATTCATTCGGATTGTTATGAAGCTGCCTCTTGATGTCAAACTGGCCAATCGCGAACAAATTGGTAGATGGCTTTCCGAGGAGGAATGGGCGTTCTTAACGACATTGAAAGCTGCGACAAAAGAAGAGTTGTATCGCATGCTTCAAGTTGCTCTAGAAGAATTGGAATCAAAAGATGAGTATGATGACATTCTTTATTCACAGTCAAAACGCATTGTACAAAGACAAGTTGAACTGGGCTTTGCAGACACATCCGGATTTCTTGGAATATTGGAGGGACCGCAAAAAGACGAATGGATGAGTTACAAAGGAATTATTACTGTCTATACAATTGGTTTATTGAAAGATTCCAGTTTCATTCCAGCTTTGGCCAGGTTATTCGAAAGAGACGAAGACATTCTACAGGAAGAGCTGTGCGCAGCGCTTATAGCTTGTCAGTCGGATGAAGTTGTCCGTGCGGTCGAGCCTTTTGCCCGTTCAAAAGATGCTATTTTTCCAATCAACACGATTGCGGGCACCCACAGTGATTTAGCTGTTGCTACGTTAAAGAACCTTTATGGTGATACTAGTGATTTGGATTATCAGGCGTACATGATCCAAGGGCTTGCAACACAGCTGTCAGCTGAAGGCCGCCCCGAAATCGAACATTATATGAACGATGAGTACCACACTAGTATTTTTGACAATGAAGAAATGGCGTATGGCTATTTCAACATCATGGGATTCGATCATCCTAAACTTGAGCAATGGGAACGCAAAGCACGCGGAAGTAATGAGCGTTTTCTGAAATCGTTTAACGAACCTCTTTCCACTGCACTTAAGTCATTTACTGGAACAACAAAATCGTATTCTGGAACCTCAGAGCCGGCTGTTTCTACTAAAGTTGGCCGCAATGATCCATGTCCCTGCGGCAGCGGAAAGAAATACAAAAAATGTCATGGAAACGAAAGTTAA
- a CDS encoding IDEAL domain-containing protein: MEKNKTILKISDWVKGKSRHDELVIGYIDSMNVLKEAVNVTVVESDNEEMVGITIAMSVHQVESIPESVTKDAAQLSFLIDLALATDDKEWFQELSAQLNAKKEAVN; encoded by the coding sequence ATGGAAAAGAATAAAACGATTCTAAAAATTAGTGATTGGGTAAAAGGCAAATCCCGCCACGACGAACTGGTTATCGGTTACATCGATTCCATGAATGTCCTTAAAGAAGCTGTCAATGTAACGGTAGTTGAAAGTGATAACGAAGAAATGGTCGGCATTACCATCGCAATGTCTGTACATCAGGTAGAAAGCATTCCCGAGTCTGTTACTAAAGATGCCGCACAACTAAGCTTCTTGATCGATTTGGCACTGGCGACTGACGATAAAGAATGGTTCCAAGAATTGTCCGCTCAGTTGAACGCTAAAAAAGAAGCCGTTAACTAA
- a CDS encoding ketoacyl-ACP synthase III yields MNTSKARITAIGSYVPQKRLTNQDLEELLETNDEWIVQRTGIKERRIALDTEYTSDISVKAVEDLRKRYDQSLDDVDMIIVCTMTPDFKTPSVSALVQAKLGIKNTGAIDLNAACSGFAYGLHIANGLITAGLNKKILVIGAETFSKILDYSDRSTCILFGDGGGAVLVEYDEEKPSFIETHMGTNGEQAHNLYCTDLSNQMFGNELAVNGFVNQNGREVYKWAVNTVPKGVTALLEKAQYETVEVDWFIPHSANLRIIESICSRTDLPLKRTIYSLEYYGNTSAASIPLSLDKGLKEGKIKPDDTLLLYGFGGGLTHAGMLINWTI; encoded by the coding sequence ATGAACACTTCAAAAGCTAGAATTACAGCCATCGGTTCGTATGTACCGCAAAAGAGGCTGACAAATCAAGATTTGGAAGAATTACTGGAAACCAATGATGAATGGATCGTCCAACGGACTGGAATAAAAGAACGTCGGATTGCTTTAGATACAGAATACACGAGCGATATCAGCGTTAAAGCTGTGGAAGACTTGAGGAAGCGTTATGATCAATCACTTGACGATGTTGACATGATCATCGTCTGCACAATGACACCGGATTTTAAGACACCGAGTGTTTCTGCGCTTGTACAGGCAAAGCTTGGCATAAAGAATACGGGTGCGATCGACTTGAATGCAGCCTGTTCTGGGTTTGCGTATGGCCTTCATATTGCGAATGGGTTAATCACTGCAGGATTGAACAAAAAGATTTTGGTGATTGGAGCAGAAACGTTTTCCAAAATTCTGGACTATAGCGACCGCTCGACATGTATCTTATTTGGAGACGGAGGTGGAGCTGTACTTGTTGAATATGACGAAGAAAAACCAAGCTTTATCGAAACCCATATGGGAACAAACGGGGAGCAAGCACACAATCTTTACTGCACCGACCTCTCCAATCAAATGTTCGGCAACGAATTGGCGGTTAATGGGTTCGTCAATCAAAATGGACGTGAAGTATACAAATGGGCGGTTAATACCGTACCAAAAGGGGTTACGGCCCTGCTAGAAAAAGCTCAGTATGAGACGGTTGAAGTGGATTGGTTCATTCCGCACAGCGCGAATCTTCGAATCATCGAGTCGATCTGTAGCAGAACCGATCTTCCTTTGAAGCGGACGATTTATAGCCTTGAGTATTACGGGAATACTTCCGCAGCATCGATTCCTTTGTCACTAGACAAAGGTTTAAAAGAAGGAAAAATAAAACCGGATGATACATTGCTACTATATGGTTTTGGCGGAGGATTAACGCATGCAGGCATGCTGATCAATTGGACAATTTGA
- a CDS encoding Bax inhibitor-1/YccA family protein, which translates to MRSGNPSLKTEAFENFKGAGTERKMTIQGTVNKTFILLLLLLVTFVYSWNQFVTSPNSVLPLILVGAIGGLIVGLITVFVPKISPFTAPVYALLQGLFLGAISAQYEVQYGGIVFQAVLITIGVLLSLLLVYKSGLIKVTQNFRMGVAAATGAIFLVYVISFIGGFFGFEIPFLHESSPIGIGISVIIVIVAALNLVLDFDFIENAAHKQVPKYFEWYGAFGLLVTLVWLYLEILRLLSKIRSR; encoded by the coding sequence TTGAGAAGTGGAAATCCGAGTTTGAAGACTGAAGCGTTCGAAAATTTCAAAGGGGCCGGAACTGAACGGAAGATGACCATCCAAGGCACTGTCAATAAAACATTCATTTTGCTCTTGCTGCTACTGGTGACTTTCGTCTATTCCTGGAATCAGTTTGTCACGAGTCCAAACAGCGTACTGCCTTTGATTCTGGTAGGTGCCATTGGCGGACTTATTGTTGGATTGATTACGGTCTTCGTGCCGAAAATCTCTCCTTTCACAGCGCCCGTTTATGCGTTGCTTCAAGGATTGTTCCTGGGTGCAATCTCTGCACAATACGAAGTCCAGTACGGCGGTATTGTCTTTCAAGCCGTACTGATTACAATAGGCGTTTTGTTGAGTCTTTTGCTCGTCTATAAGTCCGGTCTCATCAAAGTGACACAAAACTTCAGAATGGGCGTCGCCGCTGCTACTGGTGCCATCTTTTTGGTTTATGTGATTTCATTTATTGGTGGGTTTTTCGGCTTTGAAATTCCGTTCCTGCACGAATCGTCACCTATAGGCATTGGGATCAGTGTAATTATTGTTATCGTTGCTGCGCTGAACTTGGTACTGGATTTTGACTTTATCGAGAATGCGGCACATAAACAAGTGCCAAAATACTTTGAATGGTACGGAGCTTTCGGTTTACTTGTCACATTGGTTTGGCTCTATCTTGAAATTCTTCGTTTGCTGTCAAAAATTCGCAGCAGGTAA
- a CDS encoding DUF3658 domain-containing protein, giving the protein MAAIGEILFQSEQLIGHNYLEYRIRYLVYNGTFEIKGIPKSMRHYRVKLS; this is encoded by the coding sequence TTGGCTGCTATCGGTGAGATTCTTTTCCAATCAGAACAACTGATCGGTCATAACTATTTGGAGTACCGTATCAGATATTTGGTTTATAACGGTACATTTGAGATAAAAGGAATCCCTAAAAGCATGAGGCATTACCGTGTGAAATTAAGCTGA
- a CDS encoding hemolysin family protein produces the protein MMGLELGILAFLILLNAFFAASEIALISLNDHKIKKMAEEGHRKAQWINQMLSEPSQFLATIQIGITLAGFSASAFAADSFADELSLYVQQSGMPVSSQLAQVVSLFLVTLILSYFTLVFGELVPKRLALQKAESISLLAINPLRFLAKLTNPFVKFLSWSTNTVIRMFGIDPSEEYSGELEEEIRLMLDVGKEKGTIKEIEQFMITRIFEFNDKNVGEIMVHRTDMTSISTVLSLENVIHIVKKCPYTKFPVYEGDTDHIVGTLNIKDLFRYREKNNSSSFDIQKIMRKPFFVSEKRKADKVFIEMQKKNVHLAIVLDEFGGTSGLVTLEDLIEELVGDIKSEDELE, from the coding sequence ATGATGGGATTAGAATTGGGAATACTGGCATTTTTGATACTGCTTAATGCCTTCTTTGCTGCTTCTGAGATTGCTCTGATTTCCCTAAATGATCACAAAATAAAGAAAATGGCGGAAGAGGGACACAGGAAGGCACAATGGATAAATCAGATGTTATCAGAACCTAGCCAGTTTTTGGCTACGATTCAGATTGGCATCACTCTTGCCGGATTCTCAGCCAGCGCTTTTGCAGCAGATAGCTTCGCTGACGAACTGTCTCTTTATGTCCAGCAAAGTGGAATGCCAGTTTCATCTCAACTAGCTCAGGTAGTCTCACTTTTCCTCGTCACCCTTATTCTCTCTTACTTCACGCTTGTTTTTGGGGAACTTGTTCCAAAACGGCTGGCTCTTCAGAAGGCAGAGTCCATTTCCTTGCTAGCCATTAATCCTTTACGCTTTTTAGCAAAGCTCACAAACCCTTTTGTGAAATTTCTATCCTGGTCGACAAACACTGTAATCCGCATGTTTGGTATCGATCCGTCCGAAGAATATTCCGGCGAGCTAGAAGAAGAAATTCGATTGATGCTAGATGTGGGCAAAGAAAAAGGCACAATCAAGGAAATAGAACAATTCATGATTACTAGGATCTTTGAATTTAATGACAAAAATGTGGGAGAAATCATGGTTCACCGCACTGATATGACGTCCATTTCCACTGTGCTTAGCCTTGAAAACGTCATACACATCGTGAAAAAATGTCCGTATACAAAATTCCCTGTATATGAGGGAGACACGGATCATATTGTAGGTACTTTAAACATAAAAGACCTTTTTCGTTACAGGGAAAAAAACAATTCCAGCAGCTTCGATATCCAGAAGATTATGCGAAAACCATTTTTTGTCTCTGAGAAAAGAAAAGCGGATAAAGTTTTTATAGAAATGCAGAAAAAGAATGTCCATTTGGCTATCGTTCTGGATGAATTTGGAGGCACATCTGGACTAGTGACGCTTGAGGACCTGATTGAAGAATTGGTTGGTGACATTAAAAGTGAGGATGAGTTGGAGTGA
- a CDS encoding DUF1835 domain-containing protein: MKKLHETIEKLSGSEAKSLLLGIMYRLESIEIEEDSQSRTVKELLSLSEELRDELQKETCYEVDRTAVHIISGESPAGSLRLGLSRDNQIIGFPNFFAEGPVWKIHTEEGRTIRYEWLRDHINYEIDYIEEEYRSRFLKTLAAIEAIPTNMPIILWTAENADEQVGLRYVLYLLREKKNDLYVINSTQAFQAIYTKEDAQFRVRHSGEVASDQFKEIYQTKLGNSLTNEVKEILQNEWLLLSEKEDVLRIWRNGSIQGVKEDHFDSMIIDTVRRLHAEDETAAFILAARVIGEILFQSEQLIGHNYLEYRIRYLVYNGTFEIKGIPKSMRHYRVKLRLKQH; this comes from the coding sequence ATGAAAAAACTGCATGAAACGATAGAAAAATTGAGTGGAAGTGAAGCGAAAAGTTTGTTGTTGGGTATTATGTACCGATTAGAAAGCATCGAGATTGAAGAAGATTCACAAAGCAGAACTGTAAAGGAATTGTTATCGTTATCAGAAGAACTGCGGGATGAGCTGCAAAAAGAAACATGCTATGAAGTGGATCGAACTGCTGTGCATATCATCAGCGGAGAATCCCCAGCAGGTTCGTTGAGGCTAGGACTAAGTCGTGACAACCAAATCATCGGCTTTCCGAACTTTTTTGCTGAAGGGCCAGTCTGGAAAATTCACACGGAAGAAGGGCGTACTATACGGTATGAATGGTTACGAGATCATATCAATTATGAAATAGATTATATAGAAGAAGAATACAGAAGTCGATTTTTAAAAACGCTCGCCGCGATCGAAGCAATTCCAACTAATATGCCAATCATATTGTGGACGGCAGAAAATGCAGATGAACAAGTAGGACTCCGTTATGTTCTTTATCTTTTGCGAGAAAAGAAAAATGATCTTTATGTGATTAACTCTACACAAGCTTTTCAAGCAATCTATACAAAAGAAGATGCTCAATTTAGAGTGAGACATTCGGGGGAAGTCGCGTCGGATCAATTTAAAGAAATCTATCAAACGAAGTTAGGGAACTCTTTAACGAATGAAGTGAAAGAAATTTTGCAAAACGAATGGCTTTTATTGTCAGAAAAAGAAGACGTGCTGCGAATTTGGAGAAACGGCAGCATCCAAGGGGTAAAAGAAGACCATTTCGATTCGATGATTATCGATACGGTTCGGAGATTACACGCGGAAGATGAAACAGCTGCTTTTATTTTAGCAGCCAGAGTAATCGGTGAGATTCTTTTCCAATCAGAACAACTGATCGGTCATAACTATTTGGAGTACCGTATCAGATATTTGGTTTATAACGGTACATTTGAGATAAAAGGAATCCCTAAAAGCATGAGGCATTATCGGGTGAAATTAAGATTGAAGCAGCACTGA
- a CDS encoding DUF1259 domain-containing protein, translated as MIETDVLSLTAEKVSRFLGAKMELHEGFWQLVNKRTIKTHDGSNLCVSWSLDLSVSFRETGDGHEAMNKAEVFLLPEELPIFTDALLQHPILFPSSYSQQLSTERGMYCIRLTSQEPPEDFAKRLSEAVYALS; from the coding sequence GTGATTGAAACAGATGTACTGTCATTAACGGCAGAGAAAGTCAGTAGATTTTTAGGTGCAAAAATGGAATTACATGAAGGGTTTTGGCAGTTGGTAAATAAGCGGACAATCAAAACACATGATGGTTCTAATCTCTGTGTCAGTTGGTCGCTGGACCTGTCAGTTTCCTTTAGAGAAACCGGTGATGGGCATGAAGCTATGAACAAAGCTGAAGTATTTCTTCTTCCTGAAGAGCTGCCGATTTTTACTGATGCATTACTACAGCATCCAATTTTGTTTCCCAGCAGTTATTCCCAGCAACTGTCAACAGAACGTGGAATGTATTGCATTCGACTAACATCACAAGAGCCGCCTGAAGACTTTGCGAAACGATTATCCGAAGCGGTTTATGCACTTAGTTAA
- a CDS encoding ABC transporter substrate-binding protein: MNKRSITLTSIIFSILPLFLMACSNDDSSNDESSPVQDTLIFARGGDSVSLDPSEVTDGESENVAQSILETLTTFAEGETTIEPMLATEWSESEDGLTYTFMLRDGVTFHDGTDFDAEAVVFNFERWMNGDADNFPMYGSVFGGYQADETHNVASISAIEESTVEIKLKGPQPTLLKDLALTPLSISSPAAIEESGDEYRSNPVGTGPFIFQEWQRNDRIVLEKNDEYWLDGYPKLEQVIFRTIPDNSARLNALLSGEVDLIAGLDSENYAQIEEDPELMLFSRPPLNLGYLGMTLTHEPFDDPLVRQALSHAVNKDAMIEAFFGEGTIAAKNPIPPAVEGYNDAIEPYPYDPEKAKELLAEAGLPDGFEMELYAMPVSRPYMPDGAKVAEYLQSNFADIGVKAEIVTFEWATYIEKALNGEADAFLLGWTGMNGDADNFLYTLWHGDNIGSTNSTQYDNPELDTLLDQARTTTDQEERNGLYEQAQVIMHEDPPVIPLVHTSPALAGKENIIGFDPHPTGRVMTTKIEFK, encoded by the coding sequence ATGAATAAAAGATCCATAACACTAACTTCAATCATTTTTTCCATACTTCCACTCTTCTTAATGGCCTGCTCTAATGACGATTCTAGTAACGATGAATCTTCACCTGTACAAGACACCCTTATATTCGCTCGCGGCGGCGACTCCGTTTCTTTGGATCCATCCGAAGTCACTGACGGTGAATCTGAAAACGTCGCTCAAAGCATTTTAGAAACGTTGACCACTTTTGCGGAAGGCGAAACCACCATAGAGCCAATGCTTGCCACTGAATGGAGTGAGTCGGAAGACGGCCTCACTTACACGTTCATGCTGCGTGACGGAGTAACGTTTCATGACGGAACTGACTTTGATGCTGAAGCGGTCGTTTTCAATTTCGAAAGGTGGATGAATGGAGATGCTGATAACTTTCCAATGTACGGTAGTGTTTTTGGCGGGTACCAAGCAGATGAAACACATAATGTTGCTTCAATCAGCGCAATAGAGGAGTCAACTGTTGAAATTAAACTGAAAGGTCCTCAGCCAACGCTTTTGAAAGACTTGGCTCTTACCCCTTTATCCATTTCAAGTCCGGCTGCGATTGAAGAATCGGGAGACGAATATAGAAGCAATCCGGTCGGTACCGGCCCATTCATCTTTCAAGAATGGCAGCGAAATGACCGAATCGTACTTGAAAAAAATGACGAATACTGGTTAGATGGCTACCCAAAACTCGAACAAGTAATTTTCAGGACCATTCCGGACAACTCTGCGCGGCTCAACGCACTTCTAAGCGGCGAGGTGGATTTGATTGCCGGGTTGGATTCCGAAAATTATGCACAAATTGAAGAAGATCCAGAACTGATGTTATTTTCAAGGCCGCCACTCAACCTTGGTTATTTAGGCATGACATTGACACATGAACCTTTTGATGATCCACTCGTTCGCCAAGCGCTCAGCCACGCGGTCAATAAAGATGCGATGATAGAAGCATTTTTCGGCGAAGGGACTATTGCAGCAAAAAATCCTATCCCCCCCGCTGTCGAAGGCTATAACGATGCCATCGAACCTTATCCGTATGATCCTGAAAAAGCCAAAGAGCTTCTTGCAGAAGCCGGATTGCCAGACGGCTTTGAAATGGAACTTTATGCAATGCCGGTATCCCGCCCTTATATGCCTGATGGCGCAAAAGTAGCTGAATACCTGCAATCAAATTTTGCGGACATCGGCGTGAAAGCAGAAATCGTAACGTTTGAATGGGCAACTTATATCGAAAAAGCGCTGAACGGAGAAGCTGACGCATTCCTGCTCGGATGGACCGGCATGAATGGAGATGCGGACAACTTTCTTTATACCCTTTGGCATGGCGACAACATCGGATCGACCAACTCAACCCAATACGACAATCCAGAATTAGATACACTTTTGGATCAAGCGAGAACAACAACAGATCAGGAAGAACGAAACGGACTATATGAACAAGCACAGGTAATCATGCACGAAGATCCACCTGTTATTCCGCTGGTTCATACATCGCCAGCTCTTGCTGGCAAAGAAAACATTATTGGATTTGATCCGCACCCAACGGGACGAGTGATGACGACGAAAATTGAATTTAAATAA
- a CDS encoding PadR family transcriptional regulator, whose product MNIQFKKGALNLCVLVLLDKQDRYGYELVQKISSRIAISEGAVYPLLRRLTKDGYFTTYLKDSSEGPPRKYYSLTELGRTYLQEQLEEWKSFTDGVNQLIEEGVQND is encoded by the coding sequence TTGAATATCCAATTTAAAAAAGGCGCACTGAACTTGTGCGTCCTCGTGCTTCTGGATAAACAGGATCGTTACGGCTATGAGCTCGTTCAGAAAATTTCGAGCCGCATCGCGATTTCTGAAGGCGCCGTTTATCCCCTCCTGCGCAGGCTAACCAAGGATGGTTATTTCACTACTTATTTAAAGGACTCAAGCGAAGGGCCACCGCGGAAGTATTACTCGCTTACTGAACTCGGCAGAACATATCTCCAAGAACAACTCGAAGAATGGAAAAGTTTCACGGATGGGGTCAATCAACTAATCGAAGAGGGTGTGCAAAATGACTGA
- a CDS encoding DUF1700 domain-containing protein — MTENRFLQELESAMTQLPKEEQNDILQDIEEYFVNGKADGKSDSDIAAELGAPETIAKELIESFDFHQTDFASINTDLTENKFDNVDIQIENGFLFLSPSKDGKIHTDAINKSYRQQLSVDILNRTLIISLKEEERKWGIFSFIGSMKSPTLNVHLPAKLYDKIQIA; from the coding sequence ATGACTGAAAACCGATTTCTGCAAGAACTTGAATCTGCAATGACACAGTTGCCAAAAGAAGAACAGAACGATATTCTCCAGGACATTGAGGAATATTTTGTGAACGGCAAGGCAGATGGCAAATCCGACAGTGACATCGCTGCTGAACTTGGCGCTCCCGAGACAATTGCCAAGGAACTGATCGAGTCTTTCGATTTTCATCAAACAGATTTCGCTTCAATCAATACCGATCTGACAGAAAATAAGTTCGACAACGTCGACATCCAAATCGAGAATGGCTTCCTGTTCCTCTCACCTTCAAAAGACGGCAAAATACATACCGACGCTATTAATAAAAGCTACCGCCAGCAGCTGTCCGTCGATATTCTTAACCGGACACTAATCATTTCATTAAAAGAAGAAGAAAGAAAATGGGGCATCTTCAGCTTTATCGGCAGCATGAAATCACCAACACTAAATGTCCATTTGCCAGCGAAATTGTACGATAAAATTCAAATCGCATGA
- a CDS encoding DUF4097 family beta strand repeat-containing protein — translation MTGQGLQSAQLLVETDNGRIHLSQMNADYAEVRSGNGEIELKSIVAKELKTETDNGQLKLQDIQVGNLDASSDNGAIVIKQVEGNVRAKTDNGRIHLLTNDLDRNITLETDNGPIMLETRNQPKNATICAEVEWGSISVFGVKNKKSIFGDGDHMVDLQSDYGSITVQLA, via the coding sequence GTGACAGGACAAGGGCTCCAAAGCGCACAGCTCCTCGTAGAAACGGATAACGGGCGCATCCATCTATCGCAGATGAACGCCGACTATGCGGAAGTTCGATCAGGTAACGGGGAGATTGAACTGAAGTCCATCGTGGCAAAAGAACTGAAAACCGAAACCGACAATGGACAACTCAAACTGCAAGACATTCAAGTCGGCAACCTGGATGCAAGCTCCGACAACGGCGCCATTGTCATCAAACAAGTCGAAGGCAACGTCCGGGCAAAAACCGATAACGGGCGTATCCATTTATTGACCAACGATCTCGACCGGAACATCACGCTCGAAACGGACAACGGCCCCATCATGCTTGAAACACGGAACCAACCGAAAAATGCGACGATCTGTGCCGAAGTGGAGTGGGGATCGATTTCGGTTTTCGGAGTAAAAAACAAAAAGAGCATCTTCGGAGATGGAGATCATATGGTTGATTTGCAGTCGGATTATGGCAGTATTACGGTCCAACTTGCATAA